TAACAAATTGAAATTTTCATAGTCCTTGTTCAAATATATATCCTAAGTGTCAATGATCATTGGTTTGTCTGGACTAACCCTTGTAGGGGTTCTGCGCTTTGGCGGCTTTTGGTATTGACTCTGACTAACTTTTACAGGTTCTGGAACAGATGAACCTGAAGAAATTTAAACATAATAAATGCGTTCCTACCAGATAGCTTGCAAATCCGTACGCATTCCCCGTTCATCATATACCTACGCTTGACAATCGTCGGTTTCCTGTAGTATAATGTTTGCAAAAGCATATACTTACTTTGCGACTGGATCTACCATAGCGATGTTAGTTATGTGTATGGGCATTTCTTGCGTGATGAGGCTTTGCCGTTTACCATCAAAGTTTGGGTTCCAAAATACTTCACGCTATCAAATCGTAAGTTCATTGAAGTATAAGGAACATACCATGTTACAATTCTCCACTATTGCTTGGTTTTTCTTGTGAAAAATCCTCAGTATGACACCTTGCCTATCTTTGTCCTGCCCATGCAGAACCTGTACTAAGTCTCCAACCTGCATATTTAAGCATTTTGCTAGGTCAATCTTTCTTGGCTGTCCTTTCTCAGTGAGTCGCCCGGGAATAGAATTATACCTtgaaaaatggagaaagtGTGATCTTGAAGGGATTCTGCGATTTTTGGTCAATTGTATGGATTGACGTTGTGCTACTAAATACTTTGCCATTTATTGTCACATGTTGAAATCTAAGTTTAATCTGTGAGGCCATGTGTAAATACTAAGTAACATACTACCCGATCTACTTAGTTACTTTCATCTGTGCGATATGACACTAATAATGGCAAATTAACGTATATATGACGTCCAAATGCCTATCTCTGAAGTTTAGAGGTACTCCTatataaatacaaagaATAGTTTAAACATAAGATCTACAGACTCCTCAAAGTCATCCTTAACTGTATCGTGTCTATCTATATATGTATACATACTCATTTCTGGGTATTAAGAAGGATGGGATTCACTATGGCACTAGTCCGACACAAATCTCATCTGATACGCATACCCTAGAGCAACTGTTAGAATCAAGTCCCCGAGTAAAAAACTTGTTCGGAGATTTGCAGTAAACATACAGAGTAATGCGTATAGGTTGGCATTATTAAGATATTAACAACGGTTCAATACCACAAAAATTCAAACAATAGAAGCATTTGAATAAGACaatgatataaaaatttatGAGGCCATGAGCTTCTTGATACCTTTAATTCGGTCATTTATTACAAACTTTATATCCCGGTGTAAGGGCGTAGCCTTGATGATTTTCTGTGATTGATTTAGATTTATGTGTGGAAAACTCACGTATTTGATCTTTGGCTCGTCCATGAAGTTCTCTACGGTGGCctttattttaaaaacgAACTCCTAAAAGGTTAATATAGAACAAAATTGAGACGAACTGAAAGTCTTGCCTCTTCAAAGAGGTTAGAAAAGTTTCTTCCATTGGCATCCACCCCTCCCTTTTCGGCCAAAGTGACCGCTTCGAAAGCTtttactccattcattatACTCTCTCCAACACCAGTGAAGGCCGTAACCCAAAGATGAGATGTACCATCGACAATTTTCAATGTCAACATGTACAAGTGTATCGGAGACGAACTGCTGTTACAACGTGTGCAGTTCCATCTATCTCCTTCATTCACCATCCTTTTACGACAACCGGGGCAAGCGCTAGACAAGTAATAATATCAGAACTATGAACTTACGGCCAAGAAAAGCTATTGTCCCTAAGAATTTCAATTAACGCTCTAGTTGTGAAAACCATTCCATTCGAATCAATGGCTAAAAACAAAGTTAAAACTGTATCGAACTTACACTTGAACTGCAGTGCCTGATTTGTAGCTGATACAATATGTGATAATGTACATAACTCATTAAATGGACTATCAATTATTCTTTTTCCTTCTGATTCAACGCTGACAGTGTGAGAGTTCTAAAAGTTAATACAAAAATAGAGTTAAAACTAACGTTAGTCCACCATTTCCGTAATTCAAGGGCCTCTGGGATAACAGGTTCAATGGTTATCTGAGTGGAGCCTTGAGCATCCAATTTTTTACCTTGCCAGCTGTTAACTTTTACCCCTGTAAAAATGTTGTTATTAGAACATAATATTACCTTTTAAACAGATAACGGGGTGCGAATCTGACCCTTTACCATTTAGTGCCTGGGTTTTATTTCCCCAAAGAGTTAAACAAATAGTTGTTCTCGTTGAATCCACTATAAATACATCTTTTTTCTCAATGACATTTCCCGTTCCCTAAACATAAATATTTGTGTAGCTCTCACTATAACCTTTTGCTGAATTGACTGCGAATCATTGGTTTTTACCACAACACCAATGACATCTATTGATTCACCAATTTTAATGTCGTCAAGCTGATTAAGgggtgtaaatgtgcagCAAATTGAGGGTATTTTATCATCGTTTTGAAACAATTGGATGTGTGAATTTTCATCCAAAATCATTTCACACGAATGTTTTAGAGCATTAAACCTCTTATTAGCAGGTTTGAGCTGACCACCGCTTATAGAGTACACCTGTCCCTCTTCTAAAAATGAATACCATTTTGTGACTGCTTctccaaaaaatatagCCCTGATCTCCCCGTGAGCATCACATAAATCTGCTGAAAAAAGTTGGCTTTCTCCTCTTTGGTTATTGAACTTGCGAATCTCCGTTTTGTAAACAACCCTTGCATGTATAAGCCACTTTGGTGTGTACAAAGTTAAATCTGTGATTTTAACCGGTGATATATCCGTCTTTTTCCCTGCACCTTTGGAAGAATCATAGGGACCTGAAACTGCTTTTACAGTTCTTGGCTGTTCCTGAGGCTTTCTAATGGGTCCAGATGATGGCATAACAAGCTTCTCTTGTTTCATATCATGTATGTTCTGAGGATCCTGAGGCACAGCCAGCTTTGGGTGATAAACAAGTGCAGGTATTAGGTGTCCAATTAAGTGTCTGTAATCCCCTGGAATTATGGTAATTCTTGTCAATACAATCAAGTAACGAGATCTAAAAGGCATATGATTGAGACATAGTGAATAATTCTAACTTTGTAGGTGCGATTTTATATTGAGTGAAACTAATAACTTTTCCAACTAATTGGCGATCGCCATCGATCGTAGGTGGTACCAACGCTAGACATGTGTGCTTAAACTCAACTGGAACAGAACCATCCAGTGTTTCGATCCTGTTATACAGATGTTAACGTTTGTGCAATATAATGGGCGTGATAATAGTATTCCAGGGTCGGGAATGAACCAAAAGGTACACATCAAATACAAAGCAAATAAAAATactataaaattttaaacttACAAGTATTTGTTGTCGGCAATACATGATTGTTGAAGACAAAGAAGCTTAATAGGATTGGGAGTCTCATGGACCTCCTGAAAATACTGCTCATTTGCTTTGCCTACTGACTCTGCCAACGTAGAAAAAAAATCACGCGACAAACAGCGCGGTAATGACATTTTAACTGTACAGAGTTCATATATGCAATGTAAGGCACTACATTATCGTAAACACCATTGCGAGCGATATCTAGTGTGTGACTACTTTTTGTTGCAAACGACACGTTTCCACCATTTTTTGGATTCCTCATCTGAAGAAGTGTCATAATCTGCCTTGGTTTCTTTGGATGTTTCCTTATCGAACTCGTGAATGATCTCCTTCTGTCTAGGGGTCAAGGATCCAGGAAGCTTTAATTCAAAATGTACAATTAGATTTCCATTATTCCTGCTATCGATTTTAGGTGGCCCTCTGTTCTTTAGagtttttataaaaaatggCTGAGAGTTAGGTGATAACGACATATCCATGGAACCATCGAGGGTGGGTATTGAAATGGTGCCGCCAAGTAAACACTGTTTTAAAGATATTGGTACATTCACGTGAATATCATCGTCAATCCACTTAAACGTGTGATGTGGTTGTATGTTGATGTTGACAAATAAGTGTCCATTTTTACCTCCTCTTACACCCACATGGCCCTGATTTGGGATCCTCATTTGCATTCCATTCCTCACTCCAGCAGGTAAATCAATGTTCACAGTCTTTGTTTGTGCTCTGTCACCTGAGCCCCCGCAAGCTCTGCATGGATATGGCACAATCTGACCGCTCCCGTTGCAAGTCCTACATGGAACACCTATGATTATAGGTCCTCTTTCCATTCGTTGCACACCTACAAAATTAAAATTGTTAGATGATAGTCCCTAACCTGTTCCATTACATACTTTACAAACATCGACAGATGTGCCAGGCTGTCTTCCTAAGCCTTGGCAATCAGTACAAGAAACACGAGCAGGTACAGATATATTCTGTAAAAATGTTAAGAGTCGTATGTATGATTACCTTCGTACATCCTCTTATAGCTTCCATGAAGCTTATTGTTATTTCAGTCTGTTAAAGCATAGTGTAAAAAATATATGTTATATTACCTGGATATCTTCCCCTCTTACTGACCCTGTAAAAGACGTGTTTGCTCCGTTTCCAGATGCCATCCTTGAAAACATCTCAGCGAAATCGGTAAACATGAATGAAGAGTCACCAAAGCCACTAAATCCGCCAAATCCACCAGCTACAGTAAATATTTGGGATACCCTGTGGATAAATCAGCATACCTGAGGGGTCAAAACCAGCGTCGTCGGACTGCATACCAGTTTGATCGTACATTTTACGCTTCTTAGGATCGGAAAGGAGTTCATATGCGCTAAAAATATGATTTTGTTGACTTATTAATTCCAGAAATACCTAGTAATTTGAGCCATCTTTTGTTTAGCGTCCGGGGATGGGTTCAAATCCGGATGATACTTTTTGGCCAGTTCTCTAAATTTACGCTTTATCTCGTCATTCGTTGCATTTCTACTAACACCCAAAACGCTATATGGGTCTTTGTTTTGTCTAATATTTGACATATGTATAAATTTTCTATGCAAGTGATAAATATTACAACATTTACAGCTTCTTTCATAGGTAGAAGATAGATTGTATGTAAAACCAATAACATTTTTGATTCCTTTGAATGGTATATCGGAATTTACTGATTTGTGAAACGCTCTCCTCGAAATAGCGAAAAGGCCATTCGATAGAAAAGAATTCCACAATACGTTATGCATCATAATAACGATATTATATacatatttaaaattaaGCGATTATGAGAATCGGTTTATGTGGAATAACCTGAATTCCATAGGATATATGAACCCAACCCAAAACTCTAATGGAAAGAGGAATGCAGAGTTTTCTGTGTTCTAGAATAAGTAATGTACTATGTTGTGAAATTGGTGTTAATATGGAAGCTAGGCTCTGGGTATGGTGAAACAAATAGAATACAAACATCGGAAATTTTAGCGATACTGAATATAATTGTCTATATGAAATGTGTTGGATCTAATATTTAATTACATTCGCCTCAAATGCGACGATAATATGACATAATTGTGTGTAAAAATGATCTATAGGTTATAATACAGTTTGGAACGCGCTGTCCCTTTATAAACGGTCACTATCAAGTATACATCACAGTTTTTCAACACTATCCCATAACTTTGGATACTTCATATCTTTTGGATAAGGGGTTATAGATATGCTTTTTAAATCTGTGTTAATTACGCCAAAGTAAATATAAAGTGCCAATACTACCACAAGAAGAATTGCCAAAAAGCCAAATAGTATAGCAAGCTTTGTCGAAATTTTCCGTTTTCCTGAGAAACTTGTATTGCTTCTGACACTTTGTTGCCTCCTTAATGTGAGTTTTCTGGAGCTGGATCTTTGTCCGCTACGCAACCTGTATGGGTTGTACCCCTCTCTGTATGAATCCATCCTAATTGTTTAACGATTGACAAAAGTTTATACAGTTCAACGTGTTAAATTTATGCTTGTGAATGCTATATGGTCTTTTGGTATGTGTCTCTATCTCCGATATTTTCCAACGATAATGTTTTGAGGTGTTGCCAGATATAATGTTCTAATAAGTTGTTGCTAATATATCTGTACATAGATTTCCTTACCTGACTAAATCTTTGTAAGTACACTATATGCTGATTTCCAGATGTGCAAATTCTGTGTTATAAGATACTAGTCTAAAAAGATTAAGATTCGGTTAAAGTTGAGGAAATAATTGATCAATTATTACAGTAATAACTAATTATGCTGTCTCGCTCTAAACATTTGTCTAGTATATATATACTTGCAAATTATCACCAACTTAAGTCTTGTTTTATGTCTCAATCTTAGTGTAGCGTTCTGAGTCATGTCCCTACCATATTTAGATTTCAAAATTCACCCTTATACAAATGAGCACCCTCCACTCTTTTGTATCCAGATTTATCTCTACCATATAATGGTAATATTATTGGTATAAAATATCTTTGCTATTCATCATGGAATCTAATTAAACTGCCCTATGTTTTTGGGGTCTTCAGGTTTTCTAGTAGCAGCGATTCTTGTGATCCTAATTTTACTTGGACTGGCACCTTGCTATCTACAAAGAATGCTTATAGTCTCTGTTGTACTTACGCCTTTGAATATGTACTCAATAACTATACCAATAAACAGTATTAAATTTTTAAGCTCTAGGAAGGATATCTATAATTACATCATGTTAATAGAGTGATATGGAACATTAAAATGCAATTTGGATGACCGCTAATGTCATTTTTCTTGAAATTTCTTCTTCGTTCCGAAAGGCTACAACACCCATAAAATGCGTTGTCTAGGTGGCCTTTGGATTGGCTTCCAACCCATAGGCATAAGACCTTATTGAGCAATAATATTCCTTATTTACCACTTCATCTACCATTTTGAAAAAACCACTTTCTCCCCAACCACTTCCCCAAGAGTTCTTGATAATccaatattttgttttatgATTTATATCATATCCATAACCTACAATAACTATTGAATGTGAAATTTTACCTTTGCACGAGCCATCAAATATACCTTCACcataaaataaaaaatcCCTACTTATTGTAAATGAAGCAACGATTGGACCATGTTTAAGCAAGTGTTCTCTTATATCCGCATTTTTAAGCTTTTTAATATTATTTTTCTGCACTCTGTGCTGGCATTTTTTAGATTCACAATTGCCTTTCATACCTTTATACGGATATTCACCTTCTTTACAAAGTAAATTTGCACTAGCATATAACATTGCATGGTAAAGACTGCCTCCTGTACAACTATATTTTGAGGAAGTACAATCAAGTAGCTGTTGTGAACTAAAAGTCTCATTGCTCTTATCCCCAATGGAATAGAACATTGAAACAGCATCAGCCGCTGATATTGCCCAGCATGACCCACAAGTTCCTTGGTCTATCGCTCCTTTAACTATTCCATGGTTTCTCCAATCAAATATTTCTTCTGGCCCTTTAGCTTTATACCCTGTTCTTTTAGAAGTGAATCGGAGCATATTATATTCATATGTTGAAGACCCATTTGAAACTATATCGTTCGACCGCCCTTTGAAGATGCTACTAAATCCCTCGATTTCATCTTGAGATTCGTCGGAATGGCCAGTATATATCATTGTGTACATTTTGTCTTTTCctgtaaatgtttgttaTATAATAGATGAACTTACTGGCATTATGTGTCTCTATATGTATCTTATTACTACGAAAGTTGTAGTATCTCCTTCTAAATTCTTTTCTATTTCTGTAACGAACATCGACCAATGAGAGAAATCTTTTATATACTAGGATAGTATCCAACTCTAGGTTAACATCGATATTTATGTCATTATTAACCAATACTGTGGCTATAGAAGTAATTTCCCACTGCATAATTCCTACTATTTTTCTCTGGTTGTCTATACATGCATAATGCCAACCATTTTGTTGACAAGCGTTAAAGTTTCCAGGTAtgatttttattttttggGAGTTTATATGAGCAGTCAGTAGTTCTACATATTCGTCTCGAATTTCTTCTCTTTGTGCATCTAAGTCTGTTATATCAGAGTCATTTATTACGGTTCTTGTTTCACGGTCCAAAGACTTTCTATAGTAGTATTCATTTACGACTGCGTACCCCAAAGTTGCAGAAAACAATAAGCATGCAACTATAACTATTATAGTTCTTCCTGTAGAATCTTCTTTGCGGCGTTTTTTCACAGGAGAGTTATCAGGTTTGTCAAATTTGATTATTATACTCTCAGAAGTGAATATTCTCTTGTGATCCATGATGAAGGATCTCCTTGTGGTTTTATATCTGAAGAAATGATACTGTAGTATAACTCTCGTAGTAGGAAAGAATTCGGTTTCTTTTTGGTACAAAATAAAACATATTTAGGAAACTACGTAAAACATTATGGATGTTTAAACTGTAGTACTACGGAAGCATTTTGAAATAAAACACGAATTAGGCAGCCGATACAGTTCCAAATGTCTTATCTGACatcattttaaatattttgcTCTAAAATACTTGGAATTCTGGTTGGGATTATTATAACAAATTTGCAAGTACAGAATTTACTTGTGCCAGATCTCTAAAAGAGATGGATCTATAATGCGTTAAGCACGAATAATCCGTCAAATCAATGTTTAATCACATTAATTGGTGGCATATCTAGATTTTCGGCTAATACCATAGTAGCTACTTGTCTCTATGGTGTATTTTTCTAGCACTAAAAAACTGGAGACAAGTGCACATACTATTTGGTCTAACACCTTAAAGTCTCAGGGATCCAATCGAACCATATAATGTAAAGAAAAAGTCATTCACTTTAACATACGGTCTCATTTCTTGGTATTATACCAATAAACTGGAGAAAATTATATATAAGGTTATATTAACATAAATGTATAGATGTAAATCGCGTACTTAAAGGTTATATATTCTATGTATAATGTCAGAACGAATAAAACCGCAAATTTGAATGAAACAGACCATATTGGTTATATATATGGTTCTTTATCTATTTATAGATGATTTTACCATATGTTTCAATATTTACAATGATGACATATATACACATAAGTTTACTGAGGTACACACAACCCTACAGTTCGATCCGATTAAGATATGTCAACAAACACTAGTATAAAGATTATGGGAAAATTTAGAAGGTATGGCGCTCCTAAATGTTAGAACAAAATGTAAGTTTACATATTTGATCGCTCATCAGTCAACGTCATAGCCTTAACAATCCTAATACTATTTTTTCTATTCTTGTCGTTCGCTTCTCCCTATGTCTGGACAAAATTCTGGTATTTTTAGTTCTATAAGAGGAAAATGAACTTCTTTTTAGGGTTGTGGTAACATCTGTGTTCATAGTACTTCTGATCGTAGATTTACTATTTATATCGTCTTCTAGTATAGTTTTTGACCCATTTTACAGGTAAATTATACACATATACACATAATTTACAACTACAGTAACTGGGATGTAAACATGTCCACAACAAAGTATTCCTAGGTAATGGAGTCCTCACACTGTTTTAAATAATCATGGATATATGATATTTAATACAATTTATCCAAAGCAAATGTCTTGACGTATTGGAACGAATAGTTTATATGACTTTACTGCTACTCTGAGGTCGCGTTTTCCAGTCCTGTATTGCGATTGGTTCTGAGTCATTATTATTTGCCTCTTCTCGGACTTTTTCTTAAATTTGAAATTCTcttgtttgttttttaaGTTATAGGAGCTATGCACAACAAGGTTTtgtttgtaaatgtagGATAGTTCACGATGAACAGCCTCCTTCCCATTTGGCA
This region of Theileria equi strain WA chromosome 1, complete sequence genomic DNA includes:
- a CDS encoding 50S ribosomal protein L24, putative (encoded by transcript BEWA_018200A), which translates into the protein MAKYLVAQRQSIQLTKNRRIPSRSHFLHFSRYNSIPGRLTEKGQPRKIDLAKCLNMQVGDLVQVLHGQDKDRQGVILRIFHKKNQAIVENCNMREVFWNPNFDGKRQSLITQEMPIHITNIAMVDPVAKKPTIVKRRYMMNGECVRICKLSGSSVPEPVKVSQSQYQKPPKRRTPTRDIYLNKDYENFNLLTKFARLIKDKRIESRLADKK
- a CDS encoding replication factor-A protein 1, putative (encoded by transcript BEWA_018210A) — its product is MSLPRCLSRDFFSTLAESVGKANEQYFQEVHETPNPIKLLCLQQSCIADNKYLIETLDGSVPVEFKHTCLALVPPTIDGDRQLVGKVISFTQYKIAPTKSRYLIVLTRITIIPGDYRHLIGHLIPALVYHPKLAVPQDPQNIHDMKQEKLVMPSSGPIRKPQEQPRTVKAVSGPYDSSKGAGKKTDISPVKITDLTLYTPKWLIHARVVYKTEIRKFNNQRGESQLFSADLCDAHGEIRAIFFGEAVTKWYSFLEEGQVYSISGGQLKPANKRFNALKHSCEMILDENSHIQLFQNDDKIPSICCTFTPLNQLDDIKIGESIDVIGVVVKTNDSQSIQQKGTGNVIEKKDVFIVDSTRTTICLTLWGNKTQALNGKGSDSHPVICLKGVKVNSWQGKKLDAQGSTQITIEPVIPEALELRKWWTNVKGKRIIDSPFNELCTLSHIVSATNQALQFKCKFDTVLTLFLAIDSNGMVFTTRALIEILRDNSFSWPACPGCRKRMVNEGDRWNCTRCNSSSSPIHLYMLTLKIVDGTSHLWVTAFTGVGESIMNGVKAFEAVTLAEKGGVDANGRNFSNLFEEARLSEFVFKIKATVENFMDEPKIKYVSFPHINLNQSQKIIKATPLHRDIKFVINDRIKGIKKLMAS
- a CDS encoding DnaJ domain containing protein (encoded by transcript BEWA_018220A) — encoded protein: MMHNVLWNSFLSNGLFAISRRAFHKSVNSDIPFKGIKNVIGFTYNLSSTYERSCKCCNIYHLHRKFIHMSNIRQNKDPYSVLGVSRNATNDEIKRKFRELAKKYHPDLNPSPDAKQKMAQITSAYELLSDPKKRKMYDQTGMQSDDAGFDPSAGGFGGFSGFGDSSFMFTDFAEMFSRMASGNGANTSFTGSVRGEDIQTEITISFMEAIRGCTKNISVPARVSCTDCQGLGRQPGTSVDVCKVCNGTGVQRMERGPIIIGVPCRTCNGSGQIVPYPCRACGGSGDRAQTKTVNIDLPAGVRNGMQMRIPNQGHVGVRGGKNGHLFVNINIQPHHTFKWIDDDIHVNVPISLKQCLLGGTISIPTLDGSMDMSLSPNSQPFFIKTLKNRGPPKIDSRNNGNLIVHFELKLPGSLTPRQKEIIHEFDKETSKETKADYDTSSDEESKKWWKRVVCNKK
- a CDS encoding Papain family cysteine protease family member protein (encoded by transcript BEWA_018230A), which encodes MDHKRIFTSESIIIKFDKPDNSPVKKRRKEDSTGRTIIVIVACLLFSATLGYAVVNEYYYRKSLDRETRTVINDSDITDLDAQREEIRDEYVELLTAHINSQKIKIIPGNFNACQQNGWHYACIDNQRKIVGIMQWEITSIATVLVNNDINIDVNLELDTILVYKRFLSLVDVRYRNRKEFRRRYYNFRSNKIHIETHNARKDKMYTMIYTGHSDESQDEIEGFSSIFKGRSNDIVSNGSSTYEYNMLRFTSKRTGYKAKGPEEIFDWRNHGIVKGAIDQGTCGSCWAISAADAVSMFYSIGDKSNETFSSQQLLDCTSSKYSCTGGSLYHAMLYASANLLCKEGEYPYKGMKGNCESKKCQHRVQKNNIKKLKNADIREHLLKHGPIVASFTISRDFLFYGEGIFDGSCKGKISHSIVIVGYGYDINHKTKYWIIKNSWGSGWGESGFFKMVDEVVNKEYYCSIRSYAYGLEANPKAT